From a single Deltaproteobacteria bacterium genomic region:
- the ilvB gene encoding biosynthetic-type acetolactate synthase large subunit, translated as MAEKKRTGAQALLDVMHYHGVEYVFGHPGGAAIPIFDALVGSPIKFILTRHEQGATHMADGMARASGKAGVALVTSGPGATNTITGIMTAHMDSSPMVVVTGQTITSMLGMDAFQEADVSGITYPVVKHSYLVKNVHDIPRVVKEAFYLAESGRPGPVLIDLPKDISSAEFVPDYNAEMDLPGYKVPGAGDPEAIAKAAELLSKAKRPLLLVGHGAVISGANKAIKFLVEKMRIPVTNTLLGKGAFPESHELNLGMLGMHGTAYANKAVVACDLIMSIGSRWDDRIVGRLKDFCPDAVKIHVDIDDAEMGKMVKAHCSIVGDARLVVEELNTQLKPADTSDWLKQVAKWKKQYPLHYKMKGGLKMQYVFDEIYKLTEGKAVVVTDVGQHQMWAAQFFKVDQRFHWISSGGAGTMGFGFPASLGAQLARPDSMVIAIVGDGGFQMTLCELATAAINKIPVKVFVMNNRYLGMVRQWQNLFYEDRLSGVDLEGNPDFVKLAESYGIKGWKIKRNADVRRIVKEALAYQGGPCLVEVVCEKEDNVFPMIPAGAAVSEMIIEPTKRKLAKPTGST; from the coding sequence ATGGCTGAAAAGAAACGAACTGGGGCACAAGCTTTATTAGATGTCATGCATTATCATGGGGTAGAGTATGTATTTGGCCACCCTGGCGGTGCAGCCATCCCAATTTTTGATGCTTTAGTGGGATCACCTATCAAATTTATCCTCACTCGTCATGAACAAGGGGCTACTCACATGGCAGATGGCATGGCACGGGCTAGTGGCAAGGCCGGTGTGGCCTTGGTAACCAGCGGCCCTGGTGCTACCAATACCATAACGGGCATTATGACGGCCCATATGGATTCTAGCCCCATGGTGGTGGTAACCGGTCAAACCATCACTTCAATGTTGGGTATGGACGCTTTTCAAGAGGCCGATGTGTCGGGGATTACCTATCCGGTGGTTAAACATTCTTACCTCGTCAAAAACGTGCACGATATTCCCCGGGTGGTTAAAGAGGCCTTTTATTTGGCCGAGTCGGGGCGCCCCGGGCCAGTGCTCATTGATTTACCCAAAGATATTTCGTCGGCAGAGTTTGTCCCTGATTACAATGCAGAAATGGATTTGCCCGGTTACAAGGTGCCAGGTGCGGGTGACCCGGAAGCCATTGCCAAGGCAGCTGAACTTTTAAGCAAGGCAAAACGGCCTTTGTTGCTCGTTGGTCATGGCGCGGTGATTTCGGGTGCAAATAAGGCCATCAAGTTTTTGGTGGAAAAAATGCGCATTCCGGTGACCAATACTTTATTGGGCAAAGGGGCATTTCCCGAAAGTCATGAATTAAACCTCGGCATGTTAGGCATGCACGGTACGGCTTACGCTAACAAAGCCGTGGTGGCCTGCGATCTCATCATGTCGATTGGTTCACGTTGGGATGATCGCATTGTGGGGCGGCTCAAAGATTTTTGTCCTGATGCCGTGAAGATTCACGTGGATATTGATGATGCCGAGATGGGTAAAATGGTGAAGGCCCATTGTTCGATTGTGGGTGATGCCCGGTTGGTGGTCGAAGAACTTAACACCCAACTCAAACCCGCTGACACTTCCGATTGGTTAAAACAAGTTGCCAAATGGAAAAAACAATATCCCCTTCATTATAAAATGAAGGGTGGGCTTAAAATGCAATACGTCTTTGATGAAATTTATAAACTCACCGAAGGCAAGGCGGTGGTGGTTACCGATGTGGGTCAACACCAAATGTGGGCAGCGCAATTTTTTAAAGTGGATCAACGTTTCCATTGGATCAGTTCAGGGGGAGCCGGCACCATGGGTTTTGGTTTTCCAGCCAGCTTAGGGGCTCAGCTTGCTCGGCCCGATAGCATGGTTATTGCTATTGTGGGGGATGGTGGTTTTCAAATGACGCTTTGTGAACTGGCGACGGCTGCCATCAATAAAATTCCGGTGAAAGTTTTTGTAATGAACAACCGTTATTTAGGCATGGTGCGGCAGTGGCAAAATCTTTTTTACGAAGATCGCCTCTCGGGGGTTGATTTAGAAGGCAATCCTGATTTTGTAAAATTAGCCGAATCTTATGGCATCAAAGGTTGGAAGATTAAACGCAATGCCGATGTGCGTCGGATTGTCAAAGAGGCGTTAGCTTATCAAGGTGGGCCTTGTTTGGTCGAAGTGGTGTGTGAAAAAGAAGATAACGTTTTTCCCATGATTCCAGCAGGGGCCGCTGTGTCGGAGATGATCATTGAACCGACGAAACGTAAATTAGCTAAGCCAACAGGGAGTACGTAA
- the ilvN gene encoding acetolactate synthase small subunit gives MNNSPESHAISLLVSNKPGALIRIALVFARRGYNIDSLVVSPATDEKFARMTIVANGDKETLEQIIKQLNKLVDVIHARDHTGEVMVDKELALIKVQCPIEKRTEVLQIVEYFKAETVDLTEDTMMLQVTGDSERINSILVMLNKYGVVDTVRSGKLIMSRGHATT, from the coding sequence ATGAACAATAGCCCCGAATCCCACGCAATCAGTTTGTTAGTTAGCAACAAACCAGGCGCGCTGATCCGTATTGCTCTTGTGTTTGCCAGGCGTGGTTATAATATCGATAGTTTAGTGGTGTCGCCAGCGACCGATGAAAAATTTGCGCGCATGACCATCGTGGCCAACGGCGATAAAGAAACCTTAGAACAAATCATCAAACAATTAAATAAATTAGTGGATGTAATTCACGCCCGCGATCACACCGGTGAAGTGATGGTCGATAAAGAATTGGCCTTAATTAAAGTTCAATGCCCCATTGAAAAACGCACCGAGGTTTTACAAATCGTCGAATATTTCAAAGCCGAAACGGTTGATCTTACCGAAGACACCATGATGCTTCAAGTCACGGGCGATTCCGAAAGAATCAATTCGATCCTCGTGATGCTCAATAAATATGGTGTTGTCGACACCGTCCGGAGTGGTAAGCTCATCATGTCTCGGGGGCATGCTACTACTTAA